The following proteins are co-located in the Gallaecimonas pentaromativorans genome:
- a CDS encoding catalase, with protein sequence MTKPVYTLQNGAPVTQDEISTTAGRRGPLTFDNIHLFEKLAHFNRERIPERVVHARGSAAHGTFTLTQSLSDLSIADFLQQEGQQTQVFLRFSTVAGGQDSADYVRDVRGFALRFYTQQGNYDIVGNNTPVFFIRDPLKFPDFIHSQKKDPRTNLPNPAHHFEFWAHHPQSLHQVTILMSDRGIPKSYRHLNGYGSHTLSLYNAKGERVWVKWHFKTNQGIANLSGEEAARQAPFAAQQDLVSSIDNGDFPSWTVKIQVMSEAEARQYRINPFDLTKVWPHQDFPLRTIGTLELNRNVDNYFAETEQVTFSPSNLVPGTGVSPDKVLQGRLFAYADAHRYRVGTNHNQLPVNSPRCPVNHLQRDGAMAGMGCPVHQGAGVNFSPNHRGDAPVAAPALAEPPMPLESDAWLGQFDDQDSDNFSQAGDLFRLFDDAHKNRLAANIAGGLSQASPDVQALMLAQFEKADPDYRARVEAALAKLA encoded by the coding sequence ATGACCAAGCCTGTCTACACATTACAAAATGGCGCACCCGTTACCCAGGATGAGATTTCCACTACCGCCGGCCGCCGTGGCCCGCTGACATTCGACAATATTCATCTCTTTGAAAAATTAGCGCATTTTAACCGCGAGCGGATCCCAGAGCGGGTCGTGCACGCTCGTGGCAGCGCCGCCCATGGCACTTTTACCCTGACCCAGAGCCTGTCGGATCTGTCCATTGCTGATTTCCTGCAACAAGAAGGCCAGCAAACCCAGGTGTTCCTGCGTTTTTCCACCGTCGCCGGCGGCCAGGATTCGGCCGACTATGTACGGGACGTGCGCGGCTTTGCCCTGCGCTTTTACACCCAACAAGGCAACTACGACATCGTCGGCAACAACACCCCGGTGTTTTTTATCCGCGACCCGCTCAAATTCCCGGATTTCATCCACTCCCAGAAAAAAGATCCCCGTACCAACCTGCCCAACCCGGCGCACCATTTCGAGTTCTGGGCGCACCATCCTCAATCACTGCATCAGGTCACTATCTTGATGTCCGACCGGGGTATCCCCAAAAGCTACCGCCATCTCAACGGCTACGGCTCCCATACCCTGAGCCTGTACAACGCCAAGGGTGAGCGCGTTTGGGTAAAATGGCACTTCAAAACCAACCAAGGCATTGCCAACCTCAGCGGCGAAGAAGCGGCCCGCCAGGCGCCTTTCGCCGCCCAGCAGGACTTGGTCAGCAGCATCGATAACGGCGATTTCCCGTCCTGGACCGTGAAGATCCAAGTGATGAGCGAGGCCGAAGCCCGCCAGTACCGCATCAACCCATTCGACTTGACCAAGGTCTGGCCGCACCAGGACTTCCCGCTGCGCACCATCGGCACCCTGGAGCTTAACCGCAACGTGGATAACTACTTTGCCGAGACCGAGCAGGTGACCTTCAGCCCCTCTAACCTGGTGCCCGGCACCGGGGTGTCCCCTGACAAAGTGCTGCAAGGCCGCCTCTTTGCCTACGCCGATGCTCACCGCTACCGGGTGGGAACCAACCACAACCAGTTGCCGGTCAACAGCCCGCGCTGCCCGGTTAACCACCTCCAGCGTGACGGTGCCATGGCCGGCATGGGTTGCCCGGTGCATCAAGGTGCTGGGGTGAACTTCTCCCCCAACCATCGCGGCGACGCGCCGGTTGCCGCCCCGGCCCTCGCTGAGCCGCCCATGCCTTTGGAAAGCGACGCCTGGCTTGGCCAGTTCGACGACCAAGACAGCGACAACTTCAGCCAGGCCGGAGACCTGTTCCGGCTCTTTGACGACGCTCATAAAAACCGCCTGGCCGCCAACATCGCCGGAGGCCTGAGCCAGGCCAGCCCCGACGTCCAGGCGCTGATGCTGGCCCAGTTCGAAAAAGCCGATCCCGATTATCGGGCCCGGGTAGAGGCCGCTTTGGCAAAACTGGCCTAA
- a CDS encoding DUF924 family protein yields MEEYDDILTFWFGLLDDSGMSAPLYQKRWFATDPGLDNELRLLFGADLSAAAKGHHLDWRETPEGRLALILLLDQFSRNIHRGTAQAFAQDHKAQQLVEEGLAIGHDQALAPAQRIFFYMPLMHAEDRALQALGVECFARLLRLVPAAIKPVIEDNLRFACLHRDIIYQFGRFPYRNKVLGRASSPEEQQWLADNPGGFGQG; encoded by the coding sequence ATGGAAGAATACGACGACATCCTCACATTTTGGTTTGGCCTGCTGGATGACAGCGGCATGTCGGCGCCGCTGTATCAAAAGCGCTGGTTTGCCACCGATCCCGGCCTTGATAACGAGCTGCGCCTGCTGTTTGGCGCCGATCTCAGCGCCGCGGCCAAAGGCCACCATCTCGACTGGCGGGAAACCCCCGAAGGCCGGTTGGCGCTGATACTGCTGCTGGACCAGTTCAGCCGCAATATCCACCGCGGTACCGCTCAGGCCTTCGCCCAGGACCACAAGGCCCAGCAACTGGTGGAAGAGGGCCTTGCCATCGGCCATGACCAGGCCCTGGCTCCGGCCCAGCGCATCTTCTTCTACATGCCGCTGATGCACGCCGAAGACCGGGCCCTGCAGGCTTTAGGGGTAGAGTGTTTTGCGCGTCTGCTGCGCCTGGTGCCAGCAGCCATCAAGCCCGTTATTGAGGACAACCTGCGCTTTGCCTGCCTGCACCGGGACATCATCTACCAGTTCGGCCGTTTCCCATATAGAAACAAAGTGTTAGGTAGAGCTTCATCGCCAGAAGAGCAACAATGGCTGGCTGATAACCCCGGCGGATTTGGCCAGGGCTGA
- a CDS encoding pirin family protein — protein sequence MTQPRTIKGLVPGQNTSDGAGVKLKRLIGTQMLPDLDPFLLLDEFSSDSPDDYLAGFPNHPHRGFETVTYMLNGRMRHRDNKGNEGLLESGDVQWMTAGSGLIHSEMPEQEQGLMRGFQLWVNLPRREKMKAPRYQDIASTNIPVVSDGNGNSVKVIAGRYGEATGPVDGVTLDPLYLDITLAPGQSLTVPVPKGHNALVNVFEGAVSIGGSAIAKGNMAVLKDGDAVTFEGGSEPGRFLLIAGQPLLEPVVRYGPFVMNSSEEIAQAVQDYQAGLF from the coding sequence ATGACGCAGCCACGCACCATCAAAGGCCTGGTACCGGGCCAAAACACCAGCGACGGCGCCGGTGTAAAACTGAAACGGCTGATCGGCACCCAGATGCTGCCGGACCTGGACCCCTTCCTGTTGCTGGACGAGTTCAGCTCCGACAGCCCTGATGATTACCTGGCCGGCTTTCCCAACCACCCGCACCGCGGCTTTGAAACCGTCACCTACATGCTCAATGGCCGCATGCGCCACCGCGACAACAAGGGCAACGAAGGCCTGTTGGAAAGCGGCGACGTGCAGTGGATGACCGCCGGCTCCGGCCTTATTCACTCGGAGATGCCCGAGCAAGAGCAAGGGCTGATGCGCGGTTTTCAGCTGTGGGTGAACCTGCCCCGGCGCGAGAAGATGAAAGCGCCTCGCTACCAGGACATTGCCAGCACCAACATTCCGGTGGTCAGCGATGGTAACGGCAACAGCGTCAAGGTGATTGCCGGCCGTTACGGCGAAGCCACAGGCCCGGTAGACGGCGTGACCCTGGACCCTTTGTATCTGGACATCACCCTGGCCCCCGGCCAGTCGTTGACGGTGCCGGTACCCAAGGGCCACAACGCCCTGGTGAACGTCTTTGAAGGGGCGGTCAGCATTGGCGGCAGCGCCATTGCTAAAGGCAATATGGCAGTCCTTAAAGACGGCGACGCCGTGACCTTCGAAGGTGGCAGCGAGCCGGGGCGCTTTTTGCTTATCGCCGGCCAGCCGCTACTGGAGCCGGTGGTCCGTTACGGGCCCTTCGTGATGAACAGCTCCGAAGAAATCGCCCAGGCCGTTCAGGACTACCAGGCCGGTCTCTTCTAA
- a CDS encoding dienelactone hydrolase family protein: protein MAQISVKAVRYQVDGITFEGHLVYHAGSTPSRGLLMAPNFFGISDAAIAQAKRQVRENSVIFVADPFGVDTRPQTPEQAMAAMGPVRADNAMLRRRMNAALDVLKDEAGKLGVAADNLAAFGFCFGGACVLELARQAAPVKAVASFHGLLQTPDPASTKTPQGAVLVLNGAADPLVPSEAIAGFEQEMNSVKADWQLVNFGGAVHSFTDEGADRPGENQYNAKVSRRAFAMMHDLFDEVLA, encoded by the coding sequence ATGGCACAAATCAGCGTCAAAGCCGTCCGCTACCAAGTGGACGGCATCACCTTTGAAGGCCACCTTGTCTACCACGCTGGCAGTACCCCCAGCCGGGGCCTGCTGATGGCACCGAATTTCTTCGGCATCAGCGACGCCGCTATTGCCCAGGCCAAACGGCAGGTGCGTGAGAACAGCGTGATCTTCGTGGCTGACCCTTTCGGCGTGGACACCCGTCCCCAAACCCCGGAACAGGCCATGGCCGCCATGGGCCCGGTGCGTGCCGACAACGCCATGCTGCGCCGGCGCATGAACGCAGCCCTGGATGTACTCAAGGATGAAGCCGGCAAACTGGGTGTGGCCGCCGATAACCTGGCCGCCTTCGGCTTTTGCTTTGGCGGTGCCTGTGTGCTGGAGCTGGCCCGCCAGGCCGCCCCAGTCAAGGCAGTGGCCTCTTTCCACGGCCTGCTGCAAACCCCAGATCCAGCCAGCACCAAAACCCCGCAAGGGGCGGTACTGGTGCTAAACGGCGCCGCCGATCCACTGGTACCCAGCGAGGCTATCGCCGGTTTCGAGCAGGAGATGAACAGCGTCAAGGCCGACTGGCAGCTGGTTAACTTCGGCGGCGCGGTGCACTCCTTCACCGACGAAGGAGCCGACCGCCCAGGGGAAAACCAGTACAACGCCAAGGTCAGCCGCCGGGCCTTTGCCATGATGCACGACCTCTTCGACGAGGTGCTGGCGTAA
- a CDS encoding DUF3185 family protein encodes MNKRIIGLVLLVVGVALAWWGYQESQTLSKTVESQLTGELDSRTMTFYIAGAVCIVLGLVGVLRR; translated from the coding sequence ATGAATAAGCGGATCATAGGCTTGGTATTACTGGTTGTAGGCGTGGCCTTGGCTTGGTGGGGTTACCAGGAAAGCCAGACCTTAAGTAAAACCGTTGAGTCGCAGCTTACCGGTGAGCTCGACAGCCGTACCATGACCTTCTACATCGCCGGGGCGGTGTGCATTGTGTTGGGACTGGTAGGGGTGTTGCGGCGTTAA
- a CDS encoding pirin family protein, with the protein MSDLSQHPELQPCPAGAARPEREAYPMKGRELNPGLMVARALPQRQRRLIGAWCFLDRMGPLDVTEDHRLNVAPHPHIGLQTVTWLISGAIRHRDTLGINQVIEPGQLNLMTAGNGIAHSEEGLTPIGQQLFGVQFWVALPKEQANCAPAFEHFTDLPRYTEGKVTLTLFAGDYASQSAPAKYFTPLFGAELKGSGEFEQVLEPGFEYGLLLVKGEARLDGQAMSTDQLYYLGTGHHQTRLELTDAVIICLGGKPFGEDIVMWWNFVGRSTQEIADARARWQAGGFGDIPQYPGSPTPAPELQGNLKAGH; encoded by the coding sequence ATGAGCGATCTCAGCCAGCACCCCGAGTTGCAACCTTGCCCGGCAGGGGCAGCCCGTCCCGAACGCGAGGCCTACCCCATGAAAGGGCGCGAGCTTAACCCGGGGCTGATGGTGGCGCGGGCCCTGCCCCAGCGCCAACGCCGCCTGATTGGCGCCTGGTGCTTTTTGGATCGCATGGGGCCGCTGGATGTCACCGAAGACCATCGCCTTAACGTTGCCCCCCACCCCCACATCGGTTTGCAAACCGTGACCTGGCTTATCAGTGGCGCCATCCGCCACCGCGACACCCTGGGCATCAACCAGGTTATAGAGCCGGGCCAGCTCAACCTGATGACCGCCGGCAACGGCATCGCCCACAGCGAAGAAGGGCTCACCCCTATTGGCCAGCAGCTGTTCGGGGTGCAGTTTTGGGTAGCACTGCCCAAAGAGCAGGCCAATTGCGCCCCGGCCTTTGAGCACTTTACCGATCTGCCCCGCTATACCGAGGGCAAGGTCACCCTGACCCTCTTTGCCGGCGATTACGCCAGCCAGAGCGCCCCGGCCAAGTACTTTACGCCCCTTTTTGGCGCCGAGCTCAAGGGTAGCGGCGAGTTCGAACAGGTGCTGGAGCCGGGCTTTGAATACGGCTTATTGCTGGTCAAAGGCGAGGCCCGCCTCGACGGCCAGGCGATGAGCACCGACCAGCTTTATTATCTGGGTACCGGCCACCACCAGACCCGCCTTGAACTCACCGACGCGGTGATCATCTGCCTGGGCGGCAAGCCCTTTGGCGAGGACATTGTGATGTGGTGGAACTTCGTGGGCCGCAGCACCCAGGAAATAGCCGACGCCCGCGCCCGCTGGCAGGCCGGCGGCTTTGGCGACATTCCCCAATACCCGGGCTCTCCCACCCCGGCGCCAGAGTTGCAAGGCAACCTCAAGGCAGGGCATTAA
- a CDS encoding DUF4399 domain-containing protein, giving the protein MKNLIAFATLLAASTGAFATSAPQGAKEYIISPKDGATVGTTFTVKFGLKGMGVAPAGTNVPNTGHHHLLIDVDKLPDMALPLPATDHIKHYGGGQTETQITLPPGKHTLQLVLGDYAHVPFQPVVESKKITVTVK; this is encoded by the coding sequence ATGAAAAACCTGATTGCCTTTGCCACCCTCCTGGCCGCCAGCACCGGCGCTTTTGCCACCAGCGCACCGCAAGGGGCCAAGGAATACATTATTTCTCCCAAAGATGGCGCCACTGTCGGCACCACCTTTACCGTGAAATTTGGCCTCAAAGGCATGGGCGTTGCCCCGGCCGGCACCAATGTGCCCAACACCGGCCACCATCATCTGCTGATCGATGTGGATAAACTGCCCGACATGGCCCTGCCTCTGCCGGCAACCGACCACATCAAACACTACGGCGGTGGCCAGACCGAAACCCAAATCACCCTGCCTCCCGGCAAACACACCCTGCAACTGGTACTGGGGGACTACGCCCATGTGCCGTTCCAGCCGGTGGTGGAGTCCAAGAAAATCACCGTTACCGTCAAATAA
- a CDS encoding acyl-CoA dehydrogenase family protein, with product MFSTHDVQNQTPPLEDVDGFALDTALIEGVRREGAAASIDELHRYGRLLTQPDMLALGFAANAHPPVFDSHDRTGHRIDVVEYHPSYHQLMALAVKEGLHASPWQSPGPGMHVTRAAKYYLHCQLEAGHGCPITMTFAAAPVLKRFKPDWHQKLMSRQYDGANRPWQQKPGLTLGMGMTEKQGGSDVRANETRALPLGDGSYELVGHKWFLSAPMSDGFLMLAQTPAGLSCFLVPRWWQGQKNAIEVQRLKDKLGNRSNASSEVELKGACGWLLGEEGKGVQTIIEMVSLTRFDCMLGSSGGQRQALLQAVHHARHRQAFGKRLVEQPVMAAVLADLQLEVEGSLAMSLRMARALDNASHPYEQLLLRLGTAAGKYWICKRTPQHAYEAMECLGGNGVMESFITARLYREAPINAIWEGSGNIQALDVLRALQKASECLDAWQRELDGAFGEHPLLAMAWRQLQHLLKADPLSQARRITELLALTLQGALLAKGAPGPVADAFIRSRLGEGGHSFGTLAGGTDVELLLRRAYGE from the coding sequence ATGTTTTCCACCCATGACGTCCAAAACCAGACGCCGCCTTTAGAGGATGTGGACGGTTTTGCCCTGGATACCGCCTTGATCGAAGGGGTGCGCCGCGAAGGGGCGGCGGCCAGTATCGACGAGTTGCACCGTTACGGCCGCCTGCTGACCCAGCCCGACATGTTGGCTCTGGGCTTTGCCGCTAACGCCCATCCCCCCGTCTTTGACAGCCACGACCGTACTGGCCATCGCATCGATGTGGTGGAGTATCACCCCAGTTACCATCAGCTGATGGCCCTGGCGGTGAAAGAGGGGCTGCACGCCTCGCCCTGGCAAAGCCCAGGACCTGGCATGCATGTGACCCGCGCCGCCAAGTATTACCTGCACTGCCAGTTGGAAGCGGGCCATGGTTGCCCCATCACCATGACCTTTGCCGCCGCTCCTGTGCTCAAACGCTTCAAGCCCGACTGGCATCAAAAGCTGATGTCGCGCCAATACGATGGTGCCAACCGGCCCTGGCAGCAAAAGCCTGGCCTGACCCTTGGCATGGGCATGACCGAAAAGCAGGGCGGCTCGGATGTGCGAGCCAACGAAACCCGCGCCCTGCCGCTGGGGGACGGCAGTTATGAACTGGTGGGCCACAAGTGGTTTTTATCGGCTCCCATGTCCGACGGCTTTTTGATGCTGGCTCAGACGCCGGCGGGGCTGTCGTGCTTTTTGGTGCCGCGCTGGTGGCAAGGCCAAAAGAACGCTATCGAGGTGCAGCGCCTCAAAGACAAGCTCGGCAACCGCTCCAACGCCTCCAGCGAAGTGGAGCTCAAAGGCGCCTGTGGCTGGTTGCTGGGAGAAGAAGGCAAGGGCGTGCAGACCATCATCGAGATGGTGTCTTTGACCCGTTTTGACTGCATGCTCGGCTCCAGCGGCGGCCAGCGCCAGGCGTTGTTGCAGGCGGTGCATCACGCTCGCCACCGCCAGGCCTTTGGCAAGCGCCTTGTCGAGCAGCCGGTGATGGCGGCGGTGTTGGCCGATCTGCAGCTGGAGGTAGAAGGGAGCCTGGCCATGAGCTTGCGTATGGCAAGGGCGCTGGACAACGCCAGCCACCCCTATGAGCAATTGCTACTGCGCCTGGGCACGGCTGCGGGCAAATATTGGATCTGTAAACGCACCCCCCAGCATGCCTATGAGGCCATGGAATGCCTGGGCGGCAATGGCGTGATGGAGAGCTTCATTACCGCCAGGCTTTACCGCGAGGCGCCCATCAATGCCATTTGGGAGGGGTCTGGCAATATCCAGGCGCTGGATGTGCTGCGGGCCCTGCAAAAGGCGTCAGAGTGCCTGGATGCCTGGCAGCGCGAACTGGACGGCGCCTTTGGCGAGCATCCGCTGCTGGCCATGGCCTGGCGCCAGCTGCAGCATCTTTTAAAGGCCGACCCGTTAAGCCAGGCGCGGCGCATCACCGAGTTGCTGGCGCTGACCCTGCAAGGAGCGCTGCTGGCCAAGGGCGCGCCAGGGCCGGTGGCCGATGCCTTTATTCGCTCAAGGTTGGGGGAAGGGGGGCACAGCTTTGGCACCCTGGCGGGCGGTACTGATGTGGAGCTGCTGTTAAGGCGGGCTTACGGGGAATAA